From a single Xiphophorus maculatus strain JP 163 A chromosome 5, X_maculatus-5.0-male, whole genome shotgun sequence genomic region:
- the LOC102221764 gene encoding breast cancer anti-estrogen resistance protein 3-like isoform X2, whose translation MFGGRKEMDILKKELEEELKLSTEDLRSHAWYHGSLRREAAESLFERDEDFLVRDSSSTPGDYVLSCFWKNGPHHFKIIKVVLRPKKGYSRELFQFEEDRFDNVPALIRFYVGGNRPISKTSGAIISHPINRTLPLRVISEGHMELKNSSSTIGRARENQGGSSKRRSLSYSQQDTLQVINPLLRSGSQPANLENVGRRPSLQSAQSDSNLRTGAPETIPPDDTDSDPISPVFRTGSEPLLSPRPHHTRPSHPGGGATLRGSDGQLHPRAPPKPLRVSTVFSNASPVPSTDPDEDPSSYYSELIIRVPQSQRKGHVDRLRAEEKWQSRARLTETSFGFLEAQNNGLSSQLLFQKELQRKAAEEERDWHFERPHIETLSCFQLDQFTSLLLPDHNRPLESNVLLAVKELFSRSDTKTLALHMLSVDCQVARIVGVTDEQKRIMGVNSGLELVTLPHGHQLRQDLLERHHLITLGVAVDILGCTGTVNQRATVLHKVILLAQALKEHVYNLFSFSAVMKALEMTQIVRLEMTWRALRRNHTECAVLYEKKLRPFMNSLNEGNNSVVQGPITVPHLVPLLMLMEGEDPVENNERGCQVLYDVLQSARSAALHSQVYQKNALTLLTDWTPVPELLETFRTEFALRLFWGQQGAAADKKERYEKFDKILCVLSDKLEPVEVSPQQPGTLT comes from the exons GCTGCAGAGTCTCTGTTCGAGAGGGACGAGGATTTCCTGGTCCGAGACTCATCCTCCACTCCTGGAGATTACGTTCTAAGCTGTTTCTGGAAGAATGGTCCGCACCACTTTAAGATCATAAAAGTAGTTCTTCGGCCTAAAAAG GGTTACTCCCGGGAGCTGTTCCAGTTTGAGGAAGATCGCTTCGACAACGTTCCCGCTCTGATCCGATTTTACGTGGGCGGAAACCGACCCATCTCAAAGACTTCAGGGGCCATCATCTCCCACCCAATCAATCGGACCCTTCCTCTGCGTGTGATCAGTGAAGGTCACATGGAgcttaaaaacagcagcagcaccatAGGCAGAGCAAGAGAAAACCAAGGTGGGAGCAGCAAAAGGCGCAGCCTGAGCTATTCCCAACAGGACACGCTGCAGGTCATCAATCCACTGCTAAG GAGTGGAAGCCAGCCTGCTAACTTGGAAAATGTTGGACGGAGGCCTTCACTTCAGTCTGCACAGTCTGACAGCAATCTGCGAACTG GTGCTCCAGAGACGATCCCACCAGACGACACAGACTCCGACCCAATTTCTCCTGTGTTTCGCACAGGCAGCGAACCCCTGCTGAGCCCAAGACCACATCACACGCGCCCCTCCCATCCAG GTGGTGGTGCAACGTTGCGAGGTTCAGATGGGCAGCTGCATCCCAGAGCTCCTCCCAAACCCCTCAGAGTCTCCACTGTCTTCTCCAACGCCTCGCCTGTTCCTTCCACAGACCCAGATGAAGACCCCTCATCGTACTACAGTGAGCTCATCATAcgg GTCCCTCAGTCTCAGAGGAAGGGCCATGTGGACCGGCTGCGTGCGGAGGAGAAGTGGCAGAGCCGAGCTCGCCTCACAGAGACTTCCTTTGGGTTCTTGGAGGCCCAGAACAACGGCCTGTCCTCACAGCTGCTGTTTCAGAAAGAGCTCCAGAGgaaagcagcagaggaagagagagactGGCATTTTGAACGACCGCAT ATCGAGACGTTGTCCTGTTTCCAGTTGGACCAGTTCACCTCGCTGCTCTTGCCGGATCACAACAGGCCTTTGGAGTCGAATGTTTTGCTCGCTGTCAAAGAGCTCTTCAGCCGATCAGACACCAAAACTCTTGCTCTGCACATGCTCAGTGTTGACTGTCAG GTAGCACGCATTGTTGGTGTGACTGATGAGCAGAAGAGGATTATGGGAGTGAATTCGGGACTGGAGCTTGTTACTCTGCCACATGGACATCAGTTACGGCAGGACTTGCTGGAAAG GCATCATCTGATTACCCTTGGCGTGGCAGTAGACATACTGGGCTGCACGGGGACGGTGAACCAGAGAGCAACGGTTCTGCACAAAGTAATCCTGTTGGCTCAGGCCCTGAAAGAACATGTGTACAACCTTTTCTCCTTCTCAGCTGTTATGAAGGCTCTGGAGATGACTCAG ATCGTGCGGCTGGAGATGACATGGCGAGCGCTCAGGAGGAACCACACAGAGTGTGCAGTTTTGTATGAGAAGAAACTCAGACCGTTCATGAACTCATTGAATGAAGGAAATA ATTCTGTAGTCCAGGGTCCCATTACTGTGCCACACCTGGTTCCTCTTCTCATGCTGATGGAGGGAGAGGACCCAGTGGAAAACAATGAGCGGGGCTGCCAGGTGCTGTACGACGTCCTCCAATCAGCTCGCAGCGCTGCGTTACACTCCCAGGTTTACCAGAAGAATGCGCTGACTCTGCTCACAG ACTGGACTCCAGTCCCGGAACTGCTGGAGACTTTCCGGACAGAGTTCGCCCTGCGGTTGTTCTGGGGGCAGCAGGGGGCGGCCGCAGACAAAAAGGAGAGATACGAGAAGTTTGACAAGATTCTTTGTGTTCTCTCTGATAAACTGGAACCTGTGGAGGTCTCTCCGCAACAACCGGGCACTTTAACCTGA